In the Euphorbia lathyris chromosome 5, ddEupLath1.1, whole genome shotgun sequence genome, one interval contains:
- the LOC136230044 gene encoding uncharacterized protein: MSSSSSSKTLLFYSLAIFLFSSPLIQARESKFFSKFTHFSTITQQADQSISSSPTSSPILSPAPAPSPTDFPTATNTPNADETELFDDEASQSSNNNNYGYKLASESHESANQNSNNGYEFVHENGYEPVSISDSRETVANGQNNNYNGNGDSENEIFRSSRYEKENEKKKKNNGYEFVSTSSSHENGYEPVSTTDSRETVGNGQKNNYNGNGDSENEIFSSSSYEKENDDKKNNGYEFVSTSSSNDNGYEPVSTTNSRETVANYEKKKEREGMSDTRFMENGKYYYDVQKENKYYYPAANNYGNSAGNRNGNEFNSMDFENQEVYEP, from the coding sequence atgtcttcttcttcttcctccaaaACCCTCTTATTTTATTCCCTTGCAATATTCCTCTTCTCCTCTCCCTTAATCCAAGCCAGAGAAAGCAAGTTCTTCAGCAAATTCACCCACTTCTCCACTATTACTCAACAAGCTGATCAATCTATTTCCTCTTCCCCTACTTCATCCCCAATTCTATCCCCCGCACCTGCACCATCACCGACGGATTTTCCCACCGCCACTAACACCCCCAATGCCGACGAAACTGAACTCTTTGATGACGAAGCGTCTCAAAgtagcaacaacaacaactatggCTACAAACTTGCTAGCGAAAGCCATGAGAGTGCAAATCAGAACAGCAATAATGGGTATGAATTTGTTCATGAAAATGGATATGAGCCAGTAAGCATTAGCGACAGCCGTGAAACCGTCGCTAATGGTCAGAACAACAATTACAATGGGAATGGAGATAGTGAAAATGAGATTTTTAGAAGCAGCAGATATGAGAAGGAaaatgagaagaagaagaagaataatggGTATGAATTTGTTAGCACTAGTAGCAGCCATGAAAATGGATATGAGCCAGTAAGCACTACCGACAGCCGTGAAACCGTCGGTAATGGTCAGAAGAATAATTACAATGGGAATGGAGATAGTGAAAATGAGATTTTCAGCAGCAGTAGCTATGAGAAGGAAAATGATGACAAGAAGAATAATGGGTATGAATTTGTTAGCACTAGTAGCAGCAATGACAATGGATATGAGCCAGTAAGCACTACCAACAGCCGTGAAACCGTCGCTAATTatgagaagaagaaagagagagaagggATGAGTGATACAAGATTTATGGAGAATGGCAAGTATTATTATGATGTGCAGAaggagaataaatattattatccTGCAGCTAATAATTATGGGAATTCTGCTGGAAATAGAAATGGAAATGAATTCAACAGCATGGATTTTGAGAATCAGGAGGTTTATGAGCCTTGa
- the LOC136230539 gene encoding 26S proteasome non-ATPase regulatory subunit 2 homolog A-like, whose protein sequence is MAPATNNNASGSGTSKEEATVKVPSKDPKKKDDKKNKDLSDEDIALKQQLELYVERIQDPDPGLQKVALQRMRQEIRSATSSMTSVPKPLKFLRPHYGTLKAYYDTMVQSEQKKYLADILSVLALTMSAEGKRESLKYRLLGSETEGGIGSWGHEYVRNLAGECAQEYAKRKSEETAIDDLMQVVIQIVAFHLQHNAEAEAVDLLIEVEDHFILFDHVDKLNFRKTCLYLTSAARYLPSPDDVLILYTAYKIYLKYEEFSNALQIALFLDNMKYVKQVFTVCDDLLRKKQFCYIIARHGITFELDDEMAAKDEDREALQDIINNSKLSEGYLTLARDIEVMEPKSPEDIYKAHLLEGRASTGASVDSARQNLAATFVNAFVNAGFGQDKLMTVPSDSSSGVSSGNWLFKNKEHGKTSAAASLGMILLWDVDSGLAQIDKYFHSNDNHVIAGALLGVGIVNCSIKNDCDPALALLRDHIDKDDSSIRIGAIMGLGIAYAGSQNGLICRRLSQTLTSAKTPLDVVAFTAISLGLICVGSCDADVADTITFALMCRSASELQEPLTRFLPLGLSLLYLGKQESVEATAEISKCFTEELKEYGDMTLLSCAYAGTGNVLKVQNLLDHFAQHLLGETHQGPAVLGIAMVAMAEELGVEMAIRSMGHLLKYGEQSIRRAVPLALGLLCISNPKVDVMNTLSRLSHDTDSEVAMAAVMSLGLIGAGTNNARIAQMLRNLSSYYYRDAGLLFCVRIAQGLLYLGKGLLTLNPYHSDRFLLSPTALAGLVIMLHACLDMKAIILGKYHFVLYFLVLAMQPRMLLTVDENLKPLAIPVRVGKAVDVVGQAGQPKTITGFQTHLTPVILGAGERAELATEKYIPLSPILEGFVILRDNPDYREDN, encoded by the exons ATGGCTCCCGCAACTAACAACAATGCTAGCGGCAGTGGCACCTCAAAGGAGGAGGCGACGGTGAAAGTGCCGTCtaaggacccaaagaagaaggaCGACAAGAAGAATAAGGATTTG TCAGATGAGGACATCGCATTGAAGCAGCAGTTGGAGTTGTACGTGGAAAGGATTCAGGATCCTGATCCTGGATTGCAGAAGGTTGCTCTACAGCGAATGAG GCAGGAAATCCGAAGTGCTACAAGCTCAATGACTTCAGTTCCAAAGCCGTTGAAATTTCTTCGGCCACATTATGGAACTCTAAAGGCATATTATGATACAATGGTCCAATCAGAACAGAAG AAATACTTGGCGGATATACTGTCTGTTTTGGCATTAACCATGTCTGCTGAGGGAAAAAGG GAGAGTTTGAAGTACCGACTACTAGGCTCTGAAACTGAAGGTGGCATTGGATCCTGGGGCCACGAATATGTCAG GAACTTGGCTGGAGAATGTGCCCAAGAGTATGCAAAACGAAAG AGTGAGGAGACTGCAATTGATGATCTAATGCAAGTTGTCATACAAATTGTTGCATTTCATTTGCAG CATAATGCTGAAGCTGAAGCTGTTGACCTTTTAATCGAG GTGGAGGACCACTTTATTTTGTTTGATCATGTTGACAAGTTAAATTTCAGGAAGACCTGCCTATACCTCACGAGTGCTGCAAG ATATCTTCCCAGCCCAGATGATGTGCTAATTCTTTATACTGCGTACAAGATATATCTGAAATATGAAGAATTTTCAAATGCACTTCAGATTGCGCTGTTCCTGGATAACATGAAG TATGTGAAGCAAGTGTTTACAGTTTGTGATGACTTGCTGCGAAAGAAGCAATTCTGTTACATCATTGCTCGACAT GGTATTACTTTTGAGCTTGATGATGAAATGGCTGCAAAGGATGAGGATAGAGAAGCATTGCAGGATATCATCAACAACTCAAAGTTAAGTGAAGGTTATCTAACCCTTGCTCGGGATATTGAAGTCATGGAGCCCAAATCACCTGAAGATATCTATAAG GCACATTTACTTGAAGGTCGGGCTAGTACTGGTGCTAGTGTTGATTCTGCTAGACAAAATTTAGCTGCTACATTTGTCAATGCATTTGTAAATGCTGGATTTGGCCAG GATAAGTTGATGACCGTTCCATCAGACTCTTCTAGTGGTGTTTCTTCAGGAAATTGGCTTTTTAAGAACAAAGAACATGGAAAGACCAGCGCTGCTGCAAGTCTG GGTATGATCTTACTGTGGGATGTGGACTCTGGACTTGCTCAAATTGATAAATATTTCCATAGCAATGACAACCATGTTATAGCTGGTGCCCTACTAGGAGTTGGAATTGTCAATTGCAGTATAAAAAATGATTGTGATCCG GCACTTGCTCTTCTGCGTGATCACATAGATAAAGATGACTCATCTATCCGAATTGGGGCAATAATGGGTCTTGGAATTGCATATGCTGGTTCTCAGAACGGGCTG ATATGCAGGAGGTTGTCTCAGACACTCACAAGTGCAAAAACCCCCCTTGATGTAGTTGCATTCACAGCAATCTCTTTGGGCCTGATTTGTGTGGGATCCTGCGACGCAGATGTAGCAGATACTATTACATTTGCACTAATGTGCCGAAGCGCGTCAGAATTGCAGGAGCCTCTTACTCGATTCTTGCCTCTTGGCCTCAGTCTTCTATACCTTGGGAAACAG GAAAGTGTAGAGGCAACAGCAGAGATTTCAAAATGCTTCACTGAGGAATTAAAAGAGTATGGTGATATGACACTGCTGTCATGTGCCTATGCAGGGACTGGAAATGTTCTCAAG GTTCAAAATCTTCTTGATCATTTCGCTCAACATCTTCTTGGTGAAACACATCAAGGACCAGCTGTTCTTGGAATTGCAATGGTGGCAATGGCTGAGGAATTGGGGGTTGAAATGGCAATTCGTTCAATGGGACATCTTTTAAAGTATGGGGAACAGAGTATACGTCGTGCGGTTCCTTTAGCTCTTGGTCTCCTCTGCATATCGAATCCAAAG GTTGATGTTATGAACACGTTGAGCAGACTTAGCCACGACACAGATTCCGAAGTTGCAATG GCTGCAGTTATGTCCTTAGGTTTGATAGGTGCAGGAACCAATAATGCTCGAATCGCTCAAATGCTTCGGAATCTTTCAAGCTATTACTACAGAGATGCCGGTCTTCTTTTCTGT GTGCGAATTGCTCAAGGTCTTCTATATTTGGGGAAAGGCTTGTTAACTCTTAATCCATATCATTCTGATCGTTTCTTGCTATCACC GACGGCTCTTGCCGGTCTGGTAATTATGCTTCATGCATGTCTTGATATGAAAGCTATCATCTTGGGGAAATATCATTTTGTTCTCTACTTCCTAGTCCTAGCAATGCAG CCGCGAATGTTGTTGACTGTGGATGAGAATCTTAAACCTTTAGCAATACCAGTTCGTGTCGGAAAAGCTGTTGATGTAGTCGGTCAGGCAGGTCAACCCAAGACTATCACTGGTTTTCAGACCCACTTAACACCAGTTATTTTGGGTGCTGGTGAACGAGCCGAGCTGGCTACAGAGAA GTACATTCCTCTTTCGCCCATTCTTGAAGGCTTTGTCATCTTGAGAGACAATCCAGATTACAGGGAAGATAATTAG